In a single window of the Terrirubrum flagellatum genome:
- a CDS encoding TetR/AcrR family transcriptional regulator, with the protein MPKITPDRQTKRRDRILDAAERCFARSGFQGATIAEICADAGVSAGGAYLYFKSKEDLIAGITERDRERIAVDFMRLGDAPDFLAALDGMAQHYLIDEPLYRRVLFMEIAAAATRNPAVAEQWRRIDRVIREVFKKALATQIAAGRIKPLYDLDTLAAMMMVIGDGMCQRITLDPDFDQATAVPVMMTLVRQLLGVDEAPVSETPDKPAAHRLEQPTPDKPAAANAAATV; encoded by the coding sequence ATGCCCAAAATTACGCCAGATCGTCAGACCAAACGGCGCGATCGCATCCTCGACGCGGCAGAGCGCTGCTTTGCGCGTAGCGGCTTCCAGGGCGCGACCATCGCCGAGATATGCGCCGACGCCGGCGTCTCCGCCGGCGGCGCCTATCTCTATTTCAAGTCGAAGGAAGACCTGATCGCCGGCATCACCGAGCGCGACCGCGAGCGCATCGCCGTTGATTTCATGCGTCTCGGCGATGCTCCGGACTTTCTGGCGGCTCTCGACGGAATGGCCCAGCATTATCTGATCGACGAGCCGCTATACCGGCGCGTGCTGTTCATGGAGATCGCCGCCGCCGCCACGCGCAATCCTGCAGTGGCCGAGCAATGGCGGCGCATCGATCGCGTGATCCGGGAGGTATTCAAAAAAGCGCTTGCGACGCAGATCGCCGCCGGGCGCATCAAGCCGCTCTACGATCTCGATACGCTCGCAGCCATGATGATGGTGATCGGCGACGGCATGTGCCAGCGCATCACCCTCGATCCCGACTTTGATCAGGCGACAGCCGTCCCCGTGATGATGACGCTTGTGCGTCAGCTGCTCGGCGTCGACGAAGCGCCTGTCTCCGAAACGCCAGACAAACCGGCCGCGCATCGCCTTGAGCAACCAACACCAGACAAGCCAGCGGCGGCCAACGCTGCGGCGACCGTTTGA
- a CDS encoding efflux RND transporter periplasmic adaptor subunit translates to MTSRFFLSVLTCVCALGITRPASAEDKATLPATPPPAVTVVRAVPTELAETVFVSGTLTPRDEALVGPEVDGLRIVELSADEGDRVKAGQTLTRLSRETLDIMLLQNTAALLKIDASIDQAKAQIAQAEADLVWSNATLERSKQLDRSGFASKEVIDQKTASARGAQAKLNAAKEGLSLAEADRQQTLAQRKDTELRIARTDIKSPVDGVVSRRTAKIGAIVSGSQDPLFRIIKDGVVEIEADVSETVLARLKPGQKIEATIAGSDEPIRGQVRLVSPEINRTTRLGRVRLTLDTPRMPSIGSFARATIEIARRTGLAVPQSAVLTTADRTEIQVVVDGMVQTRAVKVGIKSNGMAQIEDGVKEGEDVIAISGTFVRNGDRVTPVARTASAK, encoded by the coding sequence ATGACTTCCCGCTTTTTCCTTTCCGTCCTGACCTGCGTCTGCGCGCTCGGTATCACGCGACCGGCCTCCGCCGAGGACAAGGCGACGCTGCCCGCGACGCCGCCGCCAGCGGTGACTGTCGTTCGCGCGGTTCCGACGGAGCTCGCCGAGACTGTGTTCGTGTCCGGCACGCTGACGCCGCGCGATGAGGCGCTGGTCGGCCCTGAAGTGGACGGGCTGCGCATCGTCGAGCTTTCCGCCGACGAGGGCGACCGCGTGAAAGCAGGCCAGACCCTTACGCGCCTGTCGCGTGAAACGCTCGACATCATGCTGCTGCAGAACACGGCCGCGCTGTTGAAGATCGACGCGTCGATCGATCAGGCGAAAGCGCAGATCGCGCAGGCGGAGGCCGATCTCGTCTGGTCGAACGCGACGCTTGAACGCTCGAAGCAGCTCGATCGCAGCGGCTTCGCCTCGAAAGAAGTGATCGACCAGAAGACGGCGAGCGCGCGCGGCGCCCAGGCGAAACTCAACGCCGCGAAGGAAGGGCTGTCGCTTGCGGAAGCCGATCGCCAGCAGACGCTCGCGCAACGCAAGGACACCGAACTCAGGATCGCGCGCACCGACATCAAGTCGCCGGTCGATGGCGTCGTCAGCCGGCGCACGGCGAAGATCGGCGCGATCGTCTCGGGCAGTCAGGATCCGCTGTTCCGCATCATCAAGGACGGCGTGGTCGAGATCGAGGCCGACGTCTCGGAAACCGTTCTCGCGCGTCTGAAGCCTGGGCAAAAGATCGAGGCGACAATCGCCGGCTCGGACGAGCCGATCCGCGGTCAGGTGCGGCTCGTGTCGCCGGAGATCAACCGGACGACGCGGCTCGGCCGCGTGCGGCTGACGCTCGATACGCCGCGCATGCCGTCGATCGGCTCGTTTGCGCGCGCGACCATCGAGATTGCGCGGCGCACAGGACTGGCCGTGCCGCAATCGGCGGTGCTCACGACCGCGGACCGCACGGAAATCCAGGTGGTGGTCGACGGCATGGTGCAGACGCGCGCGGTGAAAGTCGGCATCAAATCAAACGGCATGGCGCAGATCGAAGACGGCGTGAAGGAGGGCGAGGACGTGATCGCCATCTCCGGCACCTTCGTGCGCAACGGCGATCGCGTGACGCCCGTCGCGCGCACCGCCTCGGCAAAATGA